A window from Heliangelus exortis chromosome 17, bHelExo1.hap1, whole genome shotgun sequence encodes these proteins:
- the DCTN5 gene encoding dynactin subunit 5 produces the protein MELSEMLYNKSEYIETASGNKVSRQSVLCGSQNIVLNGKTIVMNDCIIRGDLANVRVGRHCVVKSRSVIRPPFKKFSKGVAFFPLHIGDHVFIEEDCVVNAAQIGSYVHIGKNCVIGRRCVLKDCCKILDNTVLPPETVVPPFTVFSGCPGLFSGELPECTQELMIDVTKSYYQKFLPLTQV, from the exons ATGGAGCTGAGCGAGATGCTGTACAACAAGTCCGAGTACATCGAGACG GCCTCGGGCAATAAGGTGAGCCGGCAGTCCGTGCTCTGCGGCAGCCAGAACATCGTCCTCAACGGAAAG ACAATAGTTATGAACGACTGCATCATCCGTGGGGACTTGGCCAACGTGCGTGTGGGCAGGCACTGCGTGGTGAAGAGCCGCAGCGTCATCAGACCCCCCTTCAAGAAGTTCAGCAAAGG ggtggcttttttccctctgcacatTGGTGACCACGTCTTCATAGAGGAGGATTGTGTTGTCAACGCTGCCCAGATTGGCTCCTACGTCCACATAGGCAAGAACTGTGTCATT GGCCGTAGGTGTGTTCTGAAGGACTGCTGCAAGATCCTGGACAACACAGTGCTGCCCCCAGAGACAGTTGTGCCTCCCTTCACTGTCTTCTCAGGCTGCCCAG gGCTCTTCTCTGGGGAACTCCCGGAATGCACCCAGGAGCTCATGATTGATGTCACCAAGAGCTATTACCAGAAGTTCTTGCCACTCACTCAGGTTTAG
- the ERN2 gene encoding serine/threonine-protein kinase/endoribonuclease IRE2 isoform X1, whose protein sequence is MGGPAAPLRRRRLRGGIRALLPALLLLLLLPLPAQGLKGSAATAPETLLFISTLDGNLHAVSKSTGDVKWTLKDDPILQVPVYVAEPAFLPDPNDGSLYILGGKNKEGLMKLPFTIPELVQSSPCRSSDGVLYTGKKQDTWFIVDPRSGEKQTTLSTEAWDGLCPSSPLLYIGRTQYVITMYDTKSRELRWNATFSDYSAPLCEESYPYKMAHFASSGDGLVVTLDKESGEVLWAQNYGSPIVGIYVWHQDSLRRVPHLNLAMETLRYLTFHSQDIPLLKWSYQSVKDFAATKTQLLPALYVGKHAASFYALTSLVHGSVALVPQGITLARIDGPTTDEVTVRDSGECEITPSTEVKYPQGSITSPHNQWLLIGHHELPPVVHTTMLRAFPENLRKTTETIIPRAPPARTVFDDFLAPGSPEGSAVRSEGQFPPDPLPQEQLEVYPEAGAWDLLVAGMGTALLGGGVLFLLLVKLQQQQAVQQQQLEQQIQLLQQEMVLPGRSSREGVPAEPRELGLSRGSGSQPLQSSSPPDLLEELPNGMVSPDPAAAEDAEPDVIIVGKISFNPKDVLGHGAGGTFVFRGQFDGRNVAVKRLLPECVHLVEREVQLLRESDQHPHVLRYFCTEKDKQFHYIAIELCSATLQEYVESPRFDRHSLDPVSLLRQTMSGLAHLHSLSIVHRDLKPCNILISVPNRHGQIRAVISDFGLCKKLQGGRQSFSLRSGIPGTEGWIAPEVLQETPKENPTCAVDIFSAGCVFYYVVSGGQHPFGDSLRRQANILSGSYQLSCLQEEAHNDLVARELIAAMISPEPQQRPSASMVLVHPFFWSQEKQLQFFQDVSDRIEKESAEGAIVSALEAGARAVVRSNWRIHISLPLQTDLRKFRTYKGGSVRDLLRAMRNKKHHYHELPNDVRTALGPVPDGFVQYFTSRFPRLLLHTHSTMRVCAHERIFRSYYCPGDDGS, encoded by the exons ATGGGCGGCCCCGCCGCGCCGCTGCGCCGGAGGAGGCTCCGGGGGGGGATCCGGGCCCTGCTCCcggccctgctcctgctcctgctcctgccgCTCCCGGCACAG GGCCTCAAAGGCAGCGCTGCCACTGCCCCAGAAACGCTGCTCTTCATCTCCACTCTGGATGGAAATCTTCATGCAGTGAGTAAGAGCACAGGGGACGTCAAGTGGACCCTGAAGGATG ATCCTATTCTGCAGGTGCCAGTTTATGTGGCAGA ACCAGCATTCCTCCCAGACCCCAATGATGGCAGCCTGTATATCCTGGGAGGAAAGAACAAAGAAGGATTGATG AAGCTGCCGTTCACCATCCCAGAGCTGGTCCAGTCCTCCCCGTGCCGCAGCTCGGATGGAGTGCTCTACACTG GGAAGAAGCAGGACACCTGGTTCATTGTGGACCCCAGGTCAGGGGAGAAGCAGACCACTCTTTCCACAGAGGCCTGGGATGGGCTGTGCCCCTCGAGTCCCCTGCTCTACATCGGCCGTACCC agTATGTTATCACCATGTATGACACCAAGTCACGGGAGCTCCGCTGGAACGCCACCTTCTCCGACTACTCGGCACCGCTCTGCGAGGAGTCCTACCCCTACA AGATGGCACACTTCGCCTCCAGCGGGGACGGGCTGGTGGTGACACTGGACAAGGAGAGCGGGGAGGTCCTGTGGGCACAGAACTATGGCTCCCCCATCGTTGGCATCTACGTGTGGCACCAGGACAGCCTCCGACGTGTCCCCCACCTCAACCTGGCCATGGAGACCCTGCGCTACCTGACCTTCCACTCGCAGGACATCCCCCTCCTCAAGTGGAGCTACCAGTCCGTGAAGGACTTTGCTGCCACCAAGACCCAGCTGCT GCCAGCGCTCTACGTGGGGAAGCACGCAGCCAGCTTCTACGCCCTGACCTCCCTGGTGCATGGCAGTGTGGCTCTGGTG ccccagggcatCACACTGGCCAGGATCGACGGCCCCACCACCGACGAGGTGACCGTGAGAGACTCAGGGGAGTGTGAGATCACACCCAGCACCGAGGTCAAGTACCCCCAGGGCAGCATCACCTCACCCCACAACCAGTGGCTCCTGATAG GACACCACGAGCTGCCTCCCGTGGTCCACACTACAATGCTGAGGGCCTTCCCCGAGAACCTGAGGAAGACAACAGAAACCATCATCCCCAGGGCTCCTCCTGCAAGGACCGTGTTCGATGAT TTCCTGGCCCCGGGCAGCCCGGAGGGGTCGGCTGTCCGCAGCGAGGGGCAGTTCCCCCCGGaccccctgccccaggagcagctggaggtgtACCCCGAGGCAGGAGCCTGGGACCTGCTGGTGGCTGGCATGGGCACTGcgctgctgggagggggggtcctcttcctcctgctggtg aaactgcagcagcagcaagcggtgcagcagcagcagctggagcagcagatccagctcctgcagcaggagatggtGCTCCCAGGACGGAGCTCCAGGGAGGGggtccctgcagagcccagggagctggggctgagccgGGGCAGTGGGTCACAGCccctgcagagctccagccccCCGGAcctcctggaggagctgcctAACGGGATGGTCAGCCCGGACCCAGCGGCTGCTGAAG atgCAGAACCAGATGTGATCATAGTTGGGAAAATTTCTTTTAACCCCAAGGATGTGCTGGGCCATGGTGCTGGAGGAACCTTTGTCTTCAG GGGACAGTTTGATGGTCGGAACGTGGCCGTGAAGCGCCTGCTGCCCGAGTGTGTGCACCTGGTGGAGAGGGAGGTCCAACTGCTGCGGGAGTCGGATCAGCACCCACACGTCCTCCGCTACTTCTGCACCGAGAAGGACAAACAGTTCCACTACATTGCCATcgagctctgctctgccacgCTGCAGGAG TACGTGGAGAGCCCCAGGTTTGATCGTCACAGCCTGGACCCGGTGTCCCTCCTGCGCCAGACCATGTCAGGGCTGGCCCACCTCCACTCCCTCAGCATTG TCCATCGGGACCTGAAGCCCTGTAATATCCTCATCTCTGTCCCAAATCGCCACGGGCAGATCCGAGCTGTCATCTCTGACTTTGGCCTCTGCAAGAAGCTTCAGGGGGGACGACAGAGCTTCAGCCTCCGCTCCGGCATCCCCGGCACCGAGGGCTGGATCGCACCCGAGGTGCTGCAGGAGACCCCCAAGGAGAACCCG ACGTGCGCTGTGGACATCTTCTCAGCAGGATGTGTCTTCTACTACGTGGTGTCAGGAGGGCAGCACCCCTTTGGGGACAGCTTGAGGCGACAGGCCAACATCTTGTCAGGCTCTTAccagctgagctgcctgcaggaggaaGCTCACA ATGATCTTGTTGCACGGGAACTGATTGCTGCCATGATCAGCCCGGAGCCCCAGCAGCGCCCCTCAGCCTCCATGGTCCTTGTGCATCCCTTTTTCTGGAgtcaggagaagcagctgcagttcTTCCAG GACGTCAGTGACCGCATCGAGAAGGAGTCAGCCGAGGGCGCCATCGTCTCAGCCCTGGAGGCGGGGGCCCGGGCGGTGGTGAGGAGCAACTGGAGGATACACATCTCCCTCCCGCTGCAGACAG aCCTGAGGAAATTCCGCACCTACAAGGGGGGCTCGGTGCGGGACCTGCTGCGGGCCATGAGGAACAAG AAACATCACTACCACGAGCTGCCGAACGACGTCCGGACAGCCCTGGGACCCGTCCCCGACGGCTTCGTGCAGTACTTCACCTCCCGCTTCCCCCGGCTGCTGCTGCACACGCACAGCACCATGCGGGTCTGTGCCCACGAGCGGATCTTCCGCTCCTACTACTGCCCGGGGGACGATGGCAGCTGA
- the ERN2 gene encoding serine/threonine-protein kinase/endoribonuclease IRE2 isoform X2, producing MECSTLGRSRTPGSLWTPGQGRSRPLFPQRPGMGCAPRVPCSTSAVPSMLSPCMTPSHGSSAGTPPSPTTRHRSARSPTPTDSLRRVPHLNLAMETLRYLTFHSQDIPLLKWSYQSVKDFAATKTQLLPALYVGKHAASFYALTSLVHGSVALVPQGITLARIDGPTTDEVTVRDSGECEITPSTEVKYPQGSITSPHNQWLLIGHHELPPVVHTTMLRAFPENLRKTTETIIPRAPPARTVFDDFLAPGSPEGSAVRSEGQFPPDPLPQEQLEVYPEAGAWDLLVAGMGTALLGGGVLFLLLVKLQQQQAVQQQQLEQQIQLLQQEMVLPGRSSREGVPAEPRELGLSRGSGSQPLQSSSPPDLLEELPNGMVSPDPAAAEDAEPDVIIVGKISFNPKDVLGHGAGGTFVFRGQFDGRNVAVKRLLPECVHLVEREVQLLRESDQHPHVLRYFCTEKDKQFHYIAIELCSATLQEYVESPRFDRHSLDPVSLLRQTMSGLAHLHSLSIVHRDLKPCNILISVPNRHGQIRAVISDFGLCKKLQGGRQSFSLRSGIPGTEGWIAPEVLQETPKENPTCAVDIFSAGCVFYYVVSGGQHPFGDSLRRQANILSGSYQLSCLQEEAHNDLVARELIAAMISPEPQQRPSASMVLVHPFFWSQEKQLQFFQDVSDRIEKESAEGAIVSALEAGARAVVRSNWRIHISLPLQTDLRKFRTYKGGSVRDLLRAMRNKKHHYHELPNDVRTALGPVPDGFVQYFTSRFPRLLLHTHSTMRVCAHERIFRSYYCPGDDGS from the exons ATGGAGTGCTCTACACTG GGAAGAAGCAGGACACCTGGTTCATTGTGGACCCCAGGTCAGGGGAGAAGCAGACCACTCTTTCCACAGAGGCCTGGGATGGGCTGTGCCCCTCGAGTCCCCTGCTCTACATCGGCCGTACCC agTATGTTATCACCATGTATGACACCAAGTCACGGGAGCTCCGCTGGAACGCCACCTTCTCCGACTACTCGGCACCGCTCTGCGAGGAGTCCTACCCCTACA GACAGCCTCCGACGTGTCCCCCACCTCAACCTGGCCATGGAGACCCTGCGCTACCTGACCTTCCACTCGCAGGACATCCCCCTCCTCAAGTGGAGCTACCAGTCCGTGAAGGACTTTGCTGCCACCAAGACCCAGCTGCT GCCAGCGCTCTACGTGGGGAAGCACGCAGCCAGCTTCTACGCCCTGACCTCCCTGGTGCATGGCAGTGTGGCTCTGGTG ccccagggcatCACACTGGCCAGGATCGACGGCCCCACCACCGACGAGGTGACCGTGAGAGACTCAGGGGAGTGTGAGATCACACCCAGCACCGAGGTCAAGTACCCCCAGGGCAGCATCACCTCACCCCACAACCAGTGGCTCCTGATAG GACACCACGAGCTGCCTCCCGTGGTCCACACTACAATGCTGAGGGCCTTCCCCGAGAACCTGAGGAAGACAACAGAAACCATCATCCCCAGGGCTCCTCCTGCAAGGACCGTGTTCGATGAT TTCCTGGCCCCGGGCAGCCCGGAGGGGTCGGCTGTCCGCAGCGAGGGGCAGTTCCCCCCGGaccccctgccccaggagcagctggaggtgtACCCCGAGGCAGGAGCCTGGGACCTGCTGGTGGCTGGCATGGGCACTGcgctgctgggagggggggtcctcttcctcctgctggtg aaactgcagcagcagcaagcggtgcagcagcagcagctggagcagcagatccagctcctgcagcaggagatggtGCTCCCAGGACGGAGCTCCAGGGAGGGggtccctgcagagcccagggagctggggctgagccgGGGCAGTGGGTCACAGCccctgcagagctccagccccCCGGAcctcctggaggagctgcctAACGGGATGGTCAGCCCGGACCCAGCGGCTGCTGAAG atgCAGAACCAGATGTGATCATAGTTGGGAAAATTTCTTTTAACCCCAAGGATGTGCTGGGCCATGGTGCTGGAGGAACCTTTGTCTTCAG GGGACAGTTTGATGGTCGGAACGTGGCCGTGAAGCGCCTGCTGCCCGAGTGTGTGCACCTGGTGGAGAGGGAGGTCCAACTGCTGCGGGAGTCGGATCAGCACCCACACGTCCTCCGCTACTTCTGCACCGAGAAGGACAAACAGTTCCACTACATTGCCATcgagctctgctctgccacgCTGCAGGAG TACGTGGAGAGCCCCAGGTTTGATCGTCACAGCCTGGACCCGGTGTCCCTCCTGCGCCAGACCATGTCAGGGCTGGCCCACCTCCACTCCCTCAGCATTG TCCATCGGGACCTGAAGCCCTGTAATATCCTCATCTCTGTCCCAAATCGCCACGGGCAGATCCGAGCTGTCATCTCTGACTTTGGCCTCTGCAAGAAGCTTCAGGGGGGACGACAGAGCTTCAGCCTCCGCTCCGGCATCCCCGGCACCGAGGGCTGGATCGCACCCGAGGTGCTGCAGGAGACCCCCAAGGAGAACCCG ACGTGCGCTGTGGACATCTTCTCAGCAGGATGTGTCTTCTACTACGTGGTGTCAGGAGGGCAGCACCCCTTTGGGGACAGCTTGAGGCGACAGGCCAACATCTTGTCAGGCTCTTAccagctgagctgcctgcaggaggaaGCTCACA ATGATCTTGTTGCACGGGAACTGATTGCTGCCATGATCAGCCCGGAGCCCCAGCAGCGCCCCTCAGCCTCCATGGTCCTTGTGCATCCCTTTTTCTGGAgtcaggagaagcagctgcagttcTTCCAG GACGTCAGTGACCGCATCGAGAAGGAGTCAGCCGAGGGCGCCATCGTCTCAGCCCTGGAGGCGGGGGCCCGGGCGGTGGTGAGGAGCAACTGGAGGATACACATCTCCCTCCCGCTGCAGACAG aCCTGAGGAAATTCCGCACCTACAAGGGGGGCTCGGTGCGGGACCTGCTGCGGGCCATGAGGAACAAG AAACATCACTACCACGAGCTGCCGAACGACGTCCGGACAGCCCTGGGACCCGTCCCCGACGGCTTCGTGCAGTACTTCACCTCCCGCTTCCCCCGGCTGCTGCTGCACACGCACAGCACCATGCGGGTCTGTGCCCACGAGCGGATCTTCCGCTCCTACTACTGCCCGGGGGACGATGGCAGCTGA
- the PLK1 gene encoding serine/threonine-protein kinase PLK1, which produces MSAAGGKTSKATEPPPPPPPSSRVGTAVALVAKEVPKVLLDPRTRRSYVRGRFLGKGGFARCYELAEAESREVYAGKVVPKSLLVKPHQKEKMSMEIAIHRSLAHRHVVGFQGFFEDSDFVYVVLELCRRRSLLELHKRRKALSEPEVRYYLRQTILGCQYLHSHRVIHRDLKLGNLFLSDDMEVKIGDFGLATKVEYDGERKKTLCGTPNYIAPEVLGKKGHSFEVDIWSIGCIMYTLLVGKPPFETSCLKETYIRIKKNEYTIPKHINPVAANLIQKMLRSDPATRPTIDELLSDEFFTSGYIPSRLPTSCLTVAPRFSLAPSGMEMNGRKPLIALNKAPDSPALEKLPDKEDVAGLRELGDAVDCHLADMLEQLTAVNSAKPSERVAVRQEEAEDPACIPIFWVSKWVDYSDKYGLGYQLCDNSVGVLFNDSTRLIMYNDGDSLQYIEQNNTESYFTVRSYPSALNKKITLLKYFRNYMSEHLLKAGANITPREGDELARLPYLCTWFRTRSAIILHLSNGTVQINFFQDHTKVILCPLMAAVTYIDEKRDFRTYKLSLIEEHGCCKELSSRLRYARTMVEKLLTSKSGSARGKSSA; this is translated from the exons ATGAGCGCGGCGGGAGGAAAAACGTCGAAAGCCACGGAACCCCCGCCCCCACCTCCTCCGTCGTCACGCGTGGGCACGGCGGTGGCTTTGGTGGCCAAAGAGGTCCCGAAGGTTCTGTTGGACCCGCGGACCCGGCGGAGCTACGTCCGCGGGAGGTTCCTGGGGAAAGGGGGGTTCGCTCGGTGCTACGAGCTGGCGGAGGCGGAGAGCCGCGAGGTTTACGCCGGGAAGGTGGTGCCCAAATCGCTGCTGGTGAAGCCCCACCAGAAGGAGAAGATGTCGATGGAGATCGCCATCCACCGCAGCCTGGCGCACCGACACGTCGTCGGCTTCCAGGGCTTCTTCGAGGACTCCGACTTCGTCTACGTCGTCCTAGAGCTCTGCCGCCGCAGG TCgctgctggagctgcacaaGCGTCGCAAGGCGCTGAGCGAGCCTGAGGTTCGGTACTACCTGCGCCAGACCATCCTGGGCTGCCAGTACCTCCACAGCCACCGGGTCATCCACCGGGACCTCAAGCTGGGAAACCTCTTCCTCAGCGACGACATGGAGGTGAAGATCG gtgACTTCGGCCTGGCCACCAAGGTGGAGTACGATGGCGAGCGCAAGAAGACCCTGTGTGGGACCCCCAACTACATTGCCCCTGAGGTGCTGGGCAAGAAGGGGCACAGCTTCGAGGTGGACATCTGGTCCATTGGCTGCATCAT GTACACTCTGCTGGTGGGGAAACCGCCTTTTGAAACCTCTTGTCTAAAAGAGACCTACATCCGAATCAAGAAGAATGAGTACACGATTCCCAAG CACATCAACCCTGTAGCTGCTAACCTCATCCAGAAGATGCTGAGGTCTGACCCTGCCACCCGCCCGACGATTGACGAGTTGCTGAGTGATGAGTTCTTCACCTCAGGGTACATCCCCAGCCGCCTGCCCACCAGCTGCCTCACCGTGGCCCCCAGGTTCTCCCTGGCTCCCAGCGGGATGGAGATGAACGGGAGGAAACCCCTGATTGCACTCAACAAAG ctccagaCAGCCCCGCACTGGAGAAGTTGCCTGACAAGGAAGATGTGGctgggctgagggagctgggggatgcTGTTGACTGTCATTTAGCTGACATGCTGGAGCAGCTGACTGCTGTCAACTCAGCCAAGCCTTCTGAGAGAGTGGCAGTGAGACAAG aagaaGCTGAAGACCCAGCCTGCATTCCCATCTTCTGGGTTAGCAAATGGGTGGACTACTCAGATAAATATGGCCTAG GTTACCAGCTGTGTGACAACAGTGTTGGAGTTCTCTTCAATGACTCCACTCGTCTTATTATGTACAATGATGGAGACAGCCTGCAGTACATCGAGCAGAACAACACAGAGTCCTACTTCACTGTGAGGTCCTATCCTTCTGCCTTGAACAAGAAG aTAACACTATTGAAATATTTCCGGAACTACATGAGTGAGCACTTGCTGAAGGCAGGTGCCAACATCACTCCCCGGGAAGGTGACGAGCTGGCCCGGCTGCCCTACCTCTGCACCTGGTTCCGGACCCGCAGTGCCATCATCCTGCACCTCAGCAACGGCACCGTGCAGATCAACTTCTTCCAG GACCACACCAAGGTCATCCTGTGCCCTCTCATGGCTGCTGTCACCTACATCGATGAGAAACGGGACTTCCGCACCTACAAGCTGAGCCTGATCGAGGAGCACGGCTGCTGCAAGGAGCTCTCCAGCCGCCTGCGCTACGCCCGCACCATGGTGGAGAAACTCCTCACTTCCAAGTCTGGCTCAGCCCGGGGGAAATCATCTGCTTAG